A region of Subdoligranulum variabile DNA encodes the following proteins:
- a CDS encoding DUF1858 domain-containing protein: MTVTKDTIIAEILNNDPAQGCVPIFLATGMHCLGCMAAHGETVEQACAVHGVDADALVAQLNDYFAHQ; this comes from the coding sequence ATGACTGTTACGAAAGATACCATCATCGCCGAGATCCTCAACAACGACCCCGCCCAGGGCTGCGTGCCCATCTTCCTGGCCACCGGCATGCACTGCCTGGGCTGCATGGCCGCCCATGGTGAGACCGTCGAGCAGGCCTGCGCCGTTCACGGTGTGGATGCCGACGCCCTCGTGGCCCAGCTGAACGATTACT